From Salvelinus fontinalis isolate EN_2023a chromosome 30, ASM2944872v1, whole genome shotgun sequence, one genomic window encodes:
- the LOC129828686 gene encoding mitochondrial pyruvate carrier 1-like, which translates to MAGTLARKAVDHLKSKEFRDYLMSTHFWGPVANWGLPIAAISDMKKSPEIISGRMTFALTCYSLLFMRFAYKVQPRNWLLFGCHLTNETAQLIQGSRLIKYNMEKKSS; encoded by the exons ATGGCAGGTACTTTGGCACGTAAAGCTGTTGACCACCTTAAAAGCAAGGAGTTCAGAGACTATTTGATGAG CACA CACTTCTGGGGACCTGTGGCCAACTGGGGTCTGCCCATTGCAGCCATCAGTGACATGAAGAAAAGCCCCGAGATTATCAGTGGCAGAATGACCTTTG CTTTGACCTGCTACTCCCTCCTGTTTATGAGGTTTGCATACAAAGTTCAGCCAAGGAATTGGCTCCTCTTTGGTTGCCATCTAACCAATGAGACCGCCCAGCTCATTCAAGGTTCACGACTTATCAAATACAA CATGGAGAAGAAGTCTTCTTAG